The Burkholderia mallei ATCC 23344 genome has a window encoding:
- a CDS encoding porin: protein MHIRTWIAAGVAGAAVAPACAQSGVTLYGTVDTGVIYSTNQQVTHADGSTSGGHAWQMGGGNLVPSRWGLQGTEALGGGLKAVFALEQQFLSASGQALQGGAAFSRQAWVGLRHDRYGTLGVGRQYDSYTDTLGAYVSSNSWATPYGSHLGDVDNLNAAFNFNNAIRFTSADFHGLTFGGTFGFGGQAGDFSARRGYALAVAYNRAPVSFGIGYLNLRQPLDAALGGANGYIGDFACGNAGAMYCLLQDAVSMKAFGVGGSIAFGEATVALTYTHTRLGDSAYFAAAARAQRASIAFDIAELNATYAFTPMLRGGIAYVFNRAKADSRGVTRFHQLNVGVNYSLSKRTALYAVAIGQIASGRGLGSDANGDPVNYAQIPVLANSNSNRQLAMMAGVKVDF, encoded by the coding sequence ATGCACATCAGAACCTGGATCGCGGCCGGCGTCGCCGGCGCAGCCGTTGCACCCGCTTGCGCGCAAAGCGGCGTCACGCTGTACGGCACGGTGGACACGGGCGTCATCTATTCGACGAACCAGCAGGTCACGCACGCGGACGGCAGCACGAGCGGCGGGCATGCGTGGCAGATGGGCGGCGGAAACCTCGTGCCTTCGCGATGGGGATTGCAGGGCACGGAGGCGCTCGGCGGCGGATTGAAGGCCGTGTTTGCGCTCGAGCAGCAATTCCTGTCGGCGAGCGGGCAGGCATTGCAGGGCGGCGCGGCGTTCAGCCGCCAGGCGTGGGTCGGCTTGCGGCACGACAGATACGGCACGCTCGGCGTCGGGCGTCAATACGATTCGTACACCGATACGCTCGGCGCGTACGTGTCGAGCAACAGTTGGGCGACGCCATATGGCTCGCATCTGGGCGACGTCGACAATCTGAATGCGGCGTTCAACTTCAACAACGCGATCAGGTTCACGAGCGCGGATTTCCATGGCCTGACGTTCGGCGGCACGTTCGGCTTCGGCGGCCAGGCGGGGGATTTCTCCGCGCGTCGCGGCTATGCGCTCGCCGTTGCGTACAACCGCGCACCGGTCTCGTTCGGCATCGGCTATCTGAACCTGCGGCAGCCGCTCGATGCGGCACTCGGCGGCGCGAACGGATACATCGGCGATTTCGCATGCGGCAACGCGGGCGCGATGTACTGCCTGCTGCAGGATGCGGTATCGATGAAGGCGTTCGGCGTCGGCGGATCGATTGCGTTCGGCGAGGCGACCGTTGCGCTGACCTATACGCACACCCGTCTCGGCGACAGCGCGTATTTCGCCGCCGCGGCGCGTGCGCAGCGCGCGTCGATCGCGTTCGACATCGCCGAGCTGAACGCGACATACGCGTTCACGCCGATGCTGCGCGGCGGCATAGCCTACGTCTTCAACCGCGCGAAGGCCGACAGCCGAGGCGTGACGCGTTTTCATCAACTGAACGTGGGCGTGAACTACAGTTTGTCGAAACGGACGGCGCTGTATGCGGTCGCGATCGGACAGATCGCATCGGGGCGCGGGCTCGGCAGCGACGCGAACGGCGATCCCGTGAACTACGCGCAGATTCCCGTATTGGCGAACAGCAATTCGAACCGGCAGCTCGCGATGATGGCGGGGGTAAAGGTGGATTTCTGA
- a CDS encoding GNAT family N-acetyltransferase — MAAIEAAAARRFDDIGMPHIASSPPTDLADLRERIDDDRALVAFDAEGLRIVGFAIYRMLGASRLYLEEVDVAPEQAGRRIGSALIEAVAARARAAGARQVVLSTFRHVPWNAPYYRRLGFVELDGNTLDAALTAIRATHVAHGLDESQRVFMARMVHE; from the coding sequence ATGGCCGCCATCGAAGCCGCCGCCGCGCGCCGTTTCGACGACATCGGCATGCCGCACATCGCGTCGAGCCCGCCGACCGATCTCGCCGATCTGCGCGAGCGGATCGACGACGATCGCGCGCTCGTCGCCTTCGATGCCGAGGGGCTGCGCATCGTCGGTTTTGCGATCTACAGGATGCTCGGCGCGTCGCGCCTCTATCTCGAAGAGGTCGACGTCGCGCCCGAGCAGGCGGGACGGCGGATCGGATCCGCGCTGATCGAGGCCGTCGCGGCGCGCGCTCGCGCGGCGGGTGCGCGGCAGGTCGTGCTGTCGACGTTTCGGCATGTGCCGTGGAACGCGCCGTATTACCGCCGACTCGGCTTCGTCGAACTCGACGGCAACACGCTCGACGCCGCATTGACGGCGATACGCGCGACACACGTCGCGCACGGGCTCGACGAATCGCAACGCGTGTTCATGGCGCGCATGGTCCACGAATAG
- a CDS encoding helix-turn-helix domain-containing protein, which translates to MLFQSRSLEDVHDHGLAIAGWRQVYRQMTPGRFRGTVTQVLYDDFHFFRETTNRRVAQTGVSPEGRTSLAVPLLAPLSGTFQRQHVDGYALLALRPGEDFEFHTPEGMRLVGISAAPDMIEELCEAEFGTRGHRAPRHVTRLTHEQGAALGARLSSYIDDAQRNPTWLAYDGTRKMFRDAMLGVFLDALSGAVGEERRDITHATYSDIVGRCERYLRARPEEPVTVLELCRALRCSRRTLQTSFQRVADVTPVTYLRTIRLNAVRRLLRTTSADALCVGEAAARWGFTHLGYFAREYRGLFGELPSQTRRLS; encoded by the coding sequence CGGGCTCGCCATCGCCGGCTGGCGGCAAGTCTACCGGCAGATGACGCCCGGCCGCTTCAGGGGCACGGTCACGCAGGTCTTGTACGACGATTTCCATTTCTTCCGCGAAACGACGAACCGCCGCGTCGCGCAGACGGGTGTATCCCCGGAGGGCCGCACATCGCTCGCGGTGCCGCTGCTCGCGCCGCTGTCGGGAACGTTCCAGCGGCAGCATGTCGACGGCTACGCGCTGCTCGCGCTGCGCCCCGGCGAGGATTTCGAGTTCCACACGCCCGAAGGGATGCGGCTCGTCGGCATCAGCGCCGCGCCCGACATGATCGAAGAGCTGTGCGAAGCCGAATTCGGCACGCGCGGGCACCGCGCGCCGCGGCATGTGACGCGGCTGACGCACGAGCAGGGCGCGGCGCTCGGCGCGCGGCTGTCGTCGTATATCGACGATGCGCAGCGCAATCCGACGTGGCTCGCATACGACGGAACCCGCAAGATGTTTCGCGACGCGATGCTCGGCGTGTTCCTCGATGCGCTCTCGGGCGCGGTGGGGGAGGAGCGGCGCGACATCACGCATGCGACGTACAGCGACATCGTCGGGCGCTGCGAGCGCTATCTGCGCGCGCGCCCCGAAGAGCCCGTGACGGTGCTCGAGCTGTGCCGCGCGCTGCGCTGCAGCCGGCGCACGTTGCAAACGAGCTTCCAGCGCGTGGCCGACGTGACGCCCGTCACGTATTTGCGCACGATTCGCCTGAATGCCGTGCGCCGTCTGCTGCGCACGACATCCGCCGATGCGTTGTGCGTCGGCGAGGCGGCGGCGCGCTGGGGCTTCACGCACCTCGGCTATTTCGCGCGCGAGTATCGCGGCCTGTTCGGCGAGCTGCCGTCGCAGACGCGTCGCCTGTCCTGA
- a CDS encoding LysE family translocator, which produces MSLSSLALFAAALLVAAGSPGPSIAALVARVLTNGVRDVLPFLAAMWLGEVIWLTCAVAGLTALAHTFAFGFLVLKFAGIAYLVFLAWKMWFAPADEPSGQLPRGQSPLRMFLTGIAVTLGNPKIMIFYVALLPTMVDLSRAGAVAWLELTLTLLVVLITVDCAWAWLAARARKLLTSRRAMKAANRASAAAMAGAAVAIAMR; this is translated from the coding sequence ATGTCACTATCCAGCCTCGCCCTCTTCGCCGCCGCCCTGCTGGTCGCCGCCGGCTCGCCCGGCCCGAGCATCGCCGCGCTGGTCGCGCGCGTGCTGACCAACGGAGTGCGCGACGTGTTGCCGTTCCTCGCGGCGATGTGGCTCGGCGAAGTGATCTGGCTGACCTGCGCGGTAGCCGGGCTCACGGCGCTCGCGCACACGTTCGCATTCGGCTTTCTCGTGCTGAAGTTCGCGGGCATCGCCTACCTCGTGTTTCTCGCGTGGAAGATGTGGTTCGCGCCCGCCGATGAGCCGTCCGGCCAGCTCCCGCGCGGACAGTCGCCGTTGCGCATGTTTCTGACGGGCATCGCGGTCACGCTCGGCAACCCGAAAATCATGATCTTCTATGTCGCGCTGCTGCCGACGATGGTGGATCTGTCTCGCGCAGGGGCCGTCGCATGGCTCGAATTGACGTTGACGCTGCTCGTCGTGTTGATCACGGTCGACTGCGCATGGGCATGGCTCGCGGCGCGCGCCCGCAAGCTGCTGACGAGCCGCCGCGCGATGAAGGCGGCGAATCGCGCGAGCGCGGCCGCGATGGCGGGCGCCGCCGTCGCGATCGCGATGCGCTGA
- a CDS encoding DUF4148 domain-containing protein, giving the protein MKSFVYAAVAASILATPLASFAQADQQPPLTREQVRSELVQLEQNGYKPEAGETQYPANVQAASQRMLPAQQTLTHADTSGYGVQPAGAAESGGRASRSPASPAFGHSIYFGN; this is encoded by the coding sequence ATGAAATCGTTCGTCTATGCAGCCGTTGCCGCTTCGATCCTCGCCACGCCGCTTGCATCGTTCGCGCAGGCCGACCAGCAGCCGCCGTTGACCCGCGAGCAGGTGAGGTCCGAGCTGGTCCAGCTCGAACAGAACGGCTACAAGCCCGAAGCGGGCGAGACCCAGTACCCGGCGAACGTGCAGGCTGCGTCGCAACGGATGCTGCCTGCGCAGCAGACGCTCACGCATGCTGACACGAGCGGCTATGGCGTTCAGCCGGCCGGCGCGGCGGAATCCGGCGGCCGCGCGAGCCGATCGCCGGCTTCGCCGGCATTCGGTCATTCGATCTACTTCGGTAACTGA
- a CDS encoding ArsR/SmtB family transcription factor — protein sequence MTFDADAIHKALASPVRRTILAWLKAPDKHFPASQAGPFPQGVCAGQIDALCGLSQSTVSAHLATLERAGLVTSTRVGQWAFFKRNDAVIQAFLDSLQRGL from the coding sequence ATGACCTTTGATGCCGACGCCATTCACAAAGCGCTTGCGAGCCCCGTGCGCCGCACGATCCTCGCGTGGCTCAAGGCGCCCGACAAGCACTTCCCCGCATCGCAAGCGGGGCCGTTTCCGCAAGGCGTCTGCGCGGGCCAGATCGACGCGCTGTGCGGATTGTCGCAGTCGACCGTGTCCGCGCACCTCGCGACGCTCGAGCGCGCCGGGCTCGTCACGTCGACCCGCGTCGGCCAATGGGCGTTTTTCAAGCGCAACGACGCGGTGATCCAGGCGTTTCTCGATTCGCTGCAGCGCGGCCTTTGA
- a CDS encoding YXWGXW repeat-containing protein, with the protein MTAVTGFVTIAGTRRVSVEPGRAIGSRRFQLTALKHHEPTPFSSQAVVRRRLARRPGLRPRLREAAAARAAVLTAPIVRRTTARRRSPVPRGRRIRAAPSGRLRRFGASAAPHHRARGYVWTNGYWRWPGGRSVWIPGRWIAQRPGHRGSPAIGDNGQTCGSISTDAGIACAASRTPFAAKAAKRIGEREAAAHRRRRTPRARFRRSDLSNAPARPRGPETNQRRGKRAGTPAAARGFLPTAPTDAIASIAGFHRP; encoded by the coding sequence GTGACGGCCGTTACAGGATTCGTAACGATAGCCGGCACGCGGCGCGTTAGCGTCGAACCTGGGCGCGCGATCGGCTCGCGCCGCTTCCAGCTCACCGCTTTGAAGCACCATGAACCGACGCCATTTTCGTCGCAGGCTGTCGTTCGTCGGCGCCTCGCTCGCCGGCCTGGGCTTCGGCCACGGCTCCGCGAAGCAGCAGCCGCCCGGGCCGCGGTCCTCACCGCCCCGATCGTTCGCCGGACCACCGCGCGCCGGCGCAGCCCCGTCCCGCGCGGCCGCCGTATCCGGGCCGCCCCGAGCGGCCGCCTCCGCCGCTTCGGCGCGAGCGCCGCCCCGCACCACCGCGCCCGCGGCTATGTCTGGACGAACGGCTACTGGCGCTGGCCCGGCGGCCGATCCGTATGGATTCCGGGCCGCTGGATCGCGCAGCGCCCCGGGCATCGCGGATCTCCGGCTATTGGCGACAACGGGCAGACGTGCGGCTCGATATCGACGGACGCTGGAATTGCGTGCGCGGCGAGCCGCACGCCGTTTGCCGCGAAAGCCGCGAAACGCATCGGGGAACGCGAGGCGGCGGCGCATCGCCGCCGACGAACACCGCGCGCCCGTTTTCGGCGCAGCGATTTGTCGAACGCCCCTGCGCGCCCGCGAGGGCCGGAGACGAACCAGCGACGCGGCAAACGCGCGGGCACGCCGGCGGCGGCCCGCGGATTCCTCCCGACGGCGCCGACTGACGCTATCGCCTCGATCGCCGGATTCCATCGCCCCTAG
- a CDS encoding CBS domain-containing protein yields the protein MSLTVAQILRSKPDSGRTIHMVEKSDSVYNAIKLMAEKSIGALLVMDGANIAGIVTERDYARKVVLLDRSSKATRVEEIMTSKVRYVEPTQTSDECMALMTEHRMRHLPVLDDGKLVGLVSIGDLVKSVIADQQFTIDQLEHYIHGIPAAAHPQ from the coding sequence ATGAGCCTCACCGTCGCACAGATTCTCAGGTCGAAGCCCGATTCGGGGCGCACGATTCACATGGTCGAAAAGTCCGATTCCGTCTACAACGCGATCAAGCTGATGGCCGAGAAAAGCATCGGCGCGCTGCTCGTGATGGACGGCGCGAACATTGCCGGCATCGTGACGGAACGCGATTACGCGCGCAAGGTGGTACTCCTCGACCGTTCGTCGAAAGCGACACGCGTCGAGGAAATCATGACGTCGAAAGTCCGCTACGTCGAACCGACGCAAACGAGCGACGAATGCATGGCCCTGATGACGGAACACCGGATGCGCCACTTGCCCGTGCTCGACGACGGCAAGCTCGTCGGCCTCGTGTCGATCGGCGATCTCGTGAAGAGCGTGATCGCCGATCAACAGTTCACGATCGATCAATTGGAGCATTACATCCACGGAATACCGGCCGCCGCGCATCCGCAATGA
- a CDS encoding GreA/GreB family elongation factor, translating to MRNRIYQLTELDVARLEKHAERNPRYQEMLDTLLERADIVEPNKIQANVVTMNSQIKLLDETAGQDRAWTIVYPDAANFEQGRLNVFSPVGMALLGSRCGERVKVTLPGGADATLKIVEIVYQPEASGDYAH from the coding sequence ATGAGAAACAGGATTTACCAACTCACCGAACTCGATGTCGCACGCCTCGAAAAGCATGCGGAACGCAACCCGCGCTATCAGGAAATGCTCGACACGCTGCTCGAGCGCGCCGATATCGTCGAGCCGAACAAGATTCAGGCAAACGTCGTCACGATGAACTCGCAGATCAAGCTGCTCGACGAGACAGCCGGCCAGGACAGGGCCTGGACCATCGTCTATCCGGACGCGGCCAATTTCGAGCAAGGCCGATTGAACGTGTTTTCGCCGGTCGGCATGGCGCTTCTCGGCTCGCGCTGCGGCGAGCGGGTCAAAGTGACGCTGCCGGGCGGCGCGGACGCGACGCTGAAGATCGTCGAGATCGTCTATCAACCGGAAGCGAGCGGCGACTACGCGCACTAA
- a CDS encoding alkene reductase has protein sequence MPSLFDPLTIGDLTLANRIIMAPLTRARAGDTRTPNALMARYYAERASAGLIISEATSVTPQGVGYASTPGIWSPEQVDGWRLVTDAVHAAGGRIFLQLWHVGRVSDPVFLDGALPVAPSAIAPGGHVSLVRPQRPYVTPRALELDEIPGVVAAFRRGAENARAAGFDGVEVHGANGYLLDQFLQDSANRRTDAYGGSIENRARLLLEVVDAAIDVWSAARVGVHLAPRGDAHTMGDSDPAATFGHVARELGRRRIAFLFARESFGGDAIGQQLKAAFGGPFIVNENFTLDSAQAALDAGQADAVAWGKLFIANPDLPRRFKLNAPLNEPNAATFYAQGEVGYTDYPALESAA, from the coding sequence ATGCCTTCTCTGTTCGATCCGCTGACCATCGGCGACCTCACACTGGCGAACCGCATCATCATGGCGCCGCTCACGCGCGCCCGCGCCGGCGACACGCGCACGCCCAACGCGCTGATGGCGCGCTACTACGCGGAGCGCGCATCCGCGGGGCTCATCATCAGCGAGGCGACGTCGGTCACGCCGCAAGGCGTCGGTTACGCAAGCACGCCGGGCATCTGGTCGCCCGAACAGGTCGACGGGTGGCGACTCGTGACAGACGCGGTCCACGCGGCCGGCGGCCGCATCTTCCTGCAGCTCTGGCACGTCGGCCGCGTGTCGGATCCGGTGTTCCTCGACGGCGCGCTGCCCGTCGCGCCGAGCGCGATCGCCCCCGGCGGCCACGTGAGCCTCGTGCGCCCGCAGCGGCCGTACGTGACGCCGCGCGCGCTCGAGCTCGACGAGATTCCGGGCGTCGTCGCCGCGTTCCGCCGCGGCGCGGAAAACGCGCGCGCGGCCGGCTTCGACGGCGTCGAGGTACACGGCGCGAACGGCTATCTGCTCGATCAATTCCTGCAGGACAGCGCGAACCGCCGCACCGACGCGTACGGCGGCTCGATCGAGAACCGCGCGCGCCTGTTGCTCGAGGTGGTCGACGCGGCGATCGACGTCTGGAGCGCGGCGCGCGTCGGCGTGCATCTCGCGCCGCGCGGCGATGCGCACACGATGGGCGATTCGGACCCCGCGGCTACGTTCGGCCACGTCGCGCGCGAACTCGGCCGCCGCCGCATCGCGTTCCTGTTCGCACGCGAATCGTTCGGCGGCGACGCCATCGGCCAGCAATTGAAGGCGGCGTTCGGCGGGCCATTCATCGTGAACGAGAATTTCACGCTCGACAGCGCGCAGGCGGCGCTCGACGCGGGACAGGCGGACGCGGTCGCGTGGGGCAAGCTTTTTATCGCGAATCCGGACCTGCCGCGCCGCTTCAAGCTGAATGCGCCGCTCAACGAGCCGAATGCCGCTACGTTCTATGCGCAAGGCGAAGTAGGCTATACGGACTATCCGGCGCTGGAAAGCGCGGCGTGA
- the omp38 gene encoding porin Omp38, producing the protein MNKTLIVAAVAASFATVAHAQSSVTLYGVLDAGITYQSNVATPSGSGKSLWSVGAGVDQSRFGLRGSEDLGGGLKAIFTLESGFNIGNGRFNNGGGMFNRQAFVGLSSNYGTVTLGRQYDATQDYLSPLSATGTWGGTYFAHPLNNDRLNTNGDVAVNNTVKFTSANYAGLQFGGTYSFSNNSQFANNRAYSAGASYQFQGLKVGAAYSQANNAGANTTGATDPLTGFNIGGTNAASIQGRSRVYGAGASYAYGPLQGGLLWTQSRLDNLANGAPTIRADNYEANVKYNLTPALGLGVAYTYTYTNAKANGESTHWNQVGVQADYALSKRTDVYAQAVYQRSSKNANASIYNGDLSTPFSTSINQTAATVGLRHRF; encoded by the coding sequence ATGAACAAGACTCTGATTGTTGCAGCAGTTGCTGCATCGTTCGCAACCGTCGCGCACGCGCAAAGCAGCGTCACGCTGTACGGTGTGCTCGACGCGGGCATCACGTACCAAAGCAACGTCGCGACGCCGTCGGGCTCGGGCAAGTCGCTGTGGTCGGTCGGCGCCGGCGTCGACCAAAGCCGTTTCGGTCTGCGCGGCTCGGAAGACCTGGGTGGCGGCCTGAAGGCGATCTTCACGTTGGAAAGCGGCTTCAACATCGGTAACGGCCGCTTCAACAACGGTGGCGGCATGTTCAACCGTCAAGCGTTCGTCGGTCTGTCGAGCAACTACGGCACCGTCACGCTGGGCCGTCAGTACGACGCAACCCAAGACTACCTGTCGCCGCTGTCGGCAACGGGCACCTGGGGCGGCACGTACTTCGCGCACCCGCTCAACAACGACCGCCTGAACACGAACGGCGACGTCGCGGTGAACAACACGGTCAAGTTCACGAGCGCGAACTACGCCGGCCTGCAATTCGGCGGCACGTACTCGTTCTCGAACAACTCGCAATTCGCGAACAACCGTGCATACAGCGCGGGCGCTTCGTACCAGTTCCAAGGCCTGAAGGTCGGTGCGGCGTACTCGCAAGCTAACAACGCTGGCGCGAACACCACGGGCGCAACGGATCCGCTGACCGGCTTCAACATCGGCGGCACGAACGCAGCAAGCATCCAAGGCCGCTCGCGCGTGTACGGCGCCGGTGCAAGCTACGCTTACGGCCCGCTGCAAGGCGGCCTGCTCTGGACGCAATCGCGTCTCGACAACCTGGCAAACGGCGCGCCGACCATCCGTGCCGACAACTACGAAGCAAACGTGAAGTACAACCTGACGCCGGCTCTGGGTCTGGGTGTTGCTTACACGTACACGTACACGAACGCGAAGGCGAACGGCGAAAGCACTCACTGGAACCAAGTTGGCGTCCAGGCCGACTACGCGCTGTCGAAGCGCACCGACGTGTACGCACAAGCCGTGTACCAGCGTTCGTCGAAGAACGCGAATGCGTCGATCTACAACGGCGACCTCAGCACGCCGTTCAGCACGTCGATCAACCAAACCGCAGCGACGGTTGGTCTGCGTCACCGCTTCTAA